From Grus americana isolate bGruAme1 chromosome 11, bGruAme1.mat, whole genome shotgun sequence, a single genomic window includes:
- the LOC129211478 gene encoding E3 ubiquitin-protein ligase RBBP6-like, with the protein MSCVHYKFSSKLNYDTVTFNGFHICLRDLKHQIFGREKLKPANCDLQITNAQIKEEYTDENALIPKNSSVIVRRIPAGGGKATSKRHVLSRTEPVSGTSKAVDESSASTSLAQLMKFPVWEDRRGAPYQPQHDVANYSPSRHKEEALQKLFTIFPMFC; encoded by the exons ATGTCATGTGTCCACTATAAGTTCTCTTCAAAGCTGAACTATGATACAGTCACCTTCAATGGCTTCCACATCTGCCTGCGTGACCTCAAGCACCAGATCTTTGGCCGCGAGAAGCTGAAGCCAGCCAACTGTGACCTGCAGATCACCAATGCCCAGATCAAAGAAG aatacacaGATGAGAATGCCCTGATTCCTAAGAACTCATCGGTAATTGTGAGAAGAATCCCTGCTGGAGGAGGTAAAGCTACCAGCAAAAGACATGTTCT aAGTCGAACTGAGCCAGTGAGTGGAACATCAAAAGCA GTTGATGAGTCTTCTGCATCTACTTCTCTGGCCCAGCTTATGAAG TTCCCAGTGTGGGAAGATAGAAGGGGAGCACCTTATCAGCCCCAACATGATGTTGCAAATTACTCACCTTCAAGACACAAAGAAGAGGCACTTCAGAAGCTGTTTACCATTTTTCCtatgttttgttaa